The window TACAAGAGGCCAAGGATCGATGATGACATCACATCTCTTATATGCAGATCACACACTTATAATGAAGATCAGGTATTGTAACTTGAAACAATCTTTATTGTGATTTGAAGCTATATCAGGTTTACAATTAAATTATTCAGAGTCCAGTAATTGAGGTAAACAACACTAAGTTGGTAGAACTCCTGGGATGCAATGTGGAAGAAATACCAACCATAGACTTGGGAATGCCGCTAAGTGTCAATCACGGGGAAAGCAGTACATGGGAAGGGTTTATGGAAAAGTGTGAGAAGAAGCTCTCAAACTGAAAGAAGCAAATGTTATCCTTAGGAGGAAGACTATTCCTAATCAACGTGTCGGACGCTCTTTCTATCTATACTATGTCTCTCTTTCCAATACCCAGGAAGATACAAAAGAGAATGGATGTGatgcagtgttatcaaaagcgaaaagcgcaaaaaagctctaaggtcaactggggctttaagcgcaaagcccAAATAAAGCGTGagctttaatgaaaaaaagcgcaatggtgcaaatatatgtttagtccaaggttgaaaataataagcatgaataacaaatatatggacaaagaaattgtaaaaatattacgataaagtgaaatatcaatcatctagtgtcaccactccaagagaggctcattggcaaggaaaagtatgtcttagagccttgttAATCCGAATTGACATGAATCTCAATGACAATGAACaagaattgacaattggtaacgTAAGTAAATATAGAATACACGTAATCCCACAGAAGGATTTCTTTTTATGAATTGTTTATTTGAAATATTCAGTTTAAATAAGTCGTATCTTGCTCAGACCAATAAATAGAGCTGAGGTTATAGTTAAAGCCGCTAATAGAAAACCGAAATAACTATTTATAGTAAGCATGATGACACTGAAACGCACATCAAgtgaggcgaagcgctcaacatgttttgagcctcgcttcagggcttaagcacGCCTTTGATAACACTGATGTGATGAGAAAAGACTTGTTGTGGCAAGAAATAGAGAGAAGAAAGCCTTCAACTTAGTCAAATGGGAAATTGTGAGTTTCAAAAAGGAAGGAGGGGAGGAATAACTGAGGAACCTTAGGATAAACAACAAACATCTCCTTAGGATAAACATCACATGGTGTGAatcagaaaaatgaaaaaaaaaaaaaaagttattatcTTATAGACAACTTCTTTTGTAAAAATGTTCTCCTTCTGAATGTTGTGATTAACTCAATAAGGTCCACAGTTTAACCATATGGTTTTAAACTTTACTGCATCATCCAAtgagggcagcccggtgcactaagctaccgctatgcgcggggtccggggaagggccggaccacaagggtctattgtacgcagccttaccttgcatttctgcaagaggctgtttccacggctcgaacccgtaacctcctggtcacatggcaacaactttatcagttacgccaaggctccccttcaggCTTACTGCATCatccaataaaaaataaaaataaaataatttttttttggtaaggTAAAATTTTATAAATAAAAAGTACCAAGAAGGTACATAAAAGTACAAAAACAAATATCCCTACAATAAGATCAAGTTACAGAGTTCCAAGTGAATCCAAAAAAAATCCATATACTGATCCATATAGTCTAGCAGATTCCTCTCATTCCAAATAAACAGATTTTGAAGACATAAGTTCTTGACTCTAGAAATATGGTGCTTCTTCTCTAGAAATCACTATTTCTCTCATTCCAACTGGTCCAGAAAATACACAAAGGGATAGTTCTCCAAAACTGTTTTTGGATACTTGTAATCTTCTGCCCATTCCAACTTTCCAGTAGACTTCTAACATCTGAAGGCATTACCCAGACTACACGACACAGATTTAGGAAGAGCTCCCAGCATTGCTTAGCCACCTTGCAATGAATAAAAAGGTGACTGAGTGATTCCAGATTCTCTTCACAAAGATAACATCTATTACTTAACATGAAACCTTTCTTCTGCAAATTATCTAGGGTTAAGCATGCTTCCCTGATGACAACCCACCCGAAACAGGCTACCTTAAGTGGAGCTTTGGATTTCCATAGGATTTTCCATGGCCAATTTGGCTCAAAATACACCGACTTTTGCAAAATGCTATAGCAGCTTTTAACCGAGTATTCCATATCGTTGCTTGCTGTCCATAACATAACATCCTCTTTATCTTCTTCTACCACTATTGTGTCCAATAGTTGTAGTAATTACCCAACTTCCTCCACCTCCCAATCATTGAAATTCCTTCTAAAATTCAACTGCCATCCACTAGATGAGTGAAATTCATAAACACAGCCTTCTCTATTAGAAGAGCGATTGTACTGTTGTACAGAGTTGGGAATTTGTTCTTTAAGCTTTTCTCCCCCGCCCAAACATCAGGCCAGAATTTTATTGTCACCATTGCCCAGCTTCAATTTAGTATGCTGCTGAAACTCATTCCACAACTTACTCATATTGCTCCTAAAAAATTATTGTTCCATCTTACTAAAACCCTAATCTCTAATACTAACAGATTTTGATGTAATAAGAAAGATTACGTCAATACTAACAGAAGGAATCTCTACTGAAACCCATGGGTCTCACTCTGTTTTCTCTAATTTGTTTCAAAAATCAAATACTATAGCAGCAATGATTACACGTCAAGCCTATTATGATCTATTAGGACACATTTTCATTGTTTCAGCAATCAAGCCTAGCTATCATCCTTGGATAGACGGATAAACCGAATAAAACAGTTCCAGAATGTAATAAAGGAAGAAAAGAGTGAAAAATCATTTCTTGAATTCCTATACACAAAAGAAAGCAATTTTATACCCAAATCCCATATAAGCCACAAGCCTGAACAAAGATTCTTCCTGCACCGCAAGTACAGGATTGTCATTTGAGATGTCTGTCATTCCTCTCAATCCAAGTAGAAAACAATTATAATTTCTGTCCCTTCTCTGTGCTTCTGTCGAAAAAGTACCTGAATATAACTAAATAGCAACGAAAACGATATTACTAGACTTATTTTCTAAATCGATAAGGTTGCAACTTGGAATTGGCCGGTTGGTCCAAACTTTCAATATGTCAACTTCTGGTGTGACCATCATGAGCTTGTTTTGTAAACCCAAATATATAtaaatttgaaatcatgttatAAAATGTCTCGGAAATATAGCTAATAGAATAGCTATTGACCGGAAGCATATTTCAATGCTGCACATTTCTTTTATGATGAAAAGAAGCTTTTAAGTTTACCTCTTCTGTCATAACGTCCCCAACTTTgattgacttggatgatcttccCTGTGATATGATTTCCCTCAGATGAGTTCAAGATAGTTAATTTgagagaggagaaaagaaaaagaagaaagtaCATAGATCATTTGGTAGTAAATTGCATATGATGACCTATTTGTTTTTTGATCGTAACATATGGCCAACTATTTGTGTTGGCATCTAGTAAATCATCCTGCAAATACTTTATTACACTCATGAATGAGAAACGAAACATCACAGCATAGAACGAGAACACATTGAAAAACTAAAGAGAGAAGTAATTAGATATATGTTACTCCTATCTTATAGTGTCCAGAGAATTCAATATTATAAAGACAACAAATATCTGTACTGACATCTATGACGAAGCTACACATGCAGACATGATCGCAGAACACTTTCAAAATTCAAAAACTAGTAGAAGCAAAGAGGTCACATCACCAACTCTAAAAGCCAGTCAAGAAGAAGCTGATACTCCctcggttcaaaaagagtgtccacttacctataaccttatttttttttatttgcccTTATTAAATGCTAAGTGACGATATCCCAATATCTATTTAACtaggggcagtttagtcaaattagcTATTTTTTTAGGAATTactattttcttaaggggtgtgcaaatggctaagtggacactctttttgaaccggagggagtatctTTTAGACGTGGTTGATACCTCATTCTCTAATGATTCCAGCAATTGATTTAAGAACCATAAAGCCAATACTGATTTTACCAGGGAAGCAAAAGGGAAAGGAAGCAGTAGCAGTAGATTGCTTGTTCTTCCATCTTTTTAGTTCTTAGTTTTGTCGAAATATTCCTTTTTTCCTCTCCTTCTCCTTTTCAGAAACCATGAGAAAACAAAATGGCCAGAGGGTGCCTTAAATGTCAGTCATCAGAATGAATTTTCTGTAGTGGTAGTTCTCTCCGGAAACCCATGGGCACTCTGTTCTCATAATTTCGTTTCAACAATCAAATAGTACAACAACAATTATTACATGTCAATCCCAAACTAGCTGGGATAGACAAAATGAATGTTTTGCATTTATTCCGCTCTATTAGGACCCATTTCGTTCTTCAACAATCAAGCCGAACAATCATCCTTGGGTAAATCAAGAAACCAAATAAAACAGTTCCAGAGTGTAATAAAGGAAGAAAAGAGCTCACTGTCAACAGTGAACAGCCATCTTGAATTCCTATACACAAAAgaaagcttcttttttttttttaattctaaaaTGGAAAGAAAGCATTTTGATACCCATTGGCACTATCATGAGTTACGGAAAATTTCAGAGTATAATTTTTGGCTCCATCTCGTAGAAGCCGTTACACTGAATAAGAGTTCCCAGATTACACTGTCAAAGTATTGTAATGGATAAAGTATTCTATTACTACAGTTTAGAGTATCTATCATTATGATTCCGGAAGGTTGTTGCCTGACTCAGACAGGTCTAACGCAAGGTGATTGAGCAGTCTCGCCATACCTTTTTTATTCTTGCTTCTCTTGTCACTCAAACATCTACCATTTCTCTCCATCCAAATAGACCAGAAAAAGCAGAAAGGTATGGCAGTCACGTAGTGCTTGTTCACCCTTGATGAAGACTGCTTAGTGCAAGTTTAATGCATCCTAGCATGACCCATTGGACATCTTCAAACTCCCAATCGAATAGGTCCTTCGTAGGACCAATGAACTTTATCTTGACAATATTACTAATCTATGAAAATGTCAATTCCCAATTAGCATCTAGTACTCTTGGATCATATATAAACTTACAGcaatatatttttaaataattgagttaatggtcaaaaacacacctaaactatcactattgCAAGTTTCATACCTCAAATATCCGTTGTTCCCTTTACCTATCTAAACTATCACTCTGTTTGTATTAAAAAACACCTCGATGCTGAGTTGGCCAAATATTTGTTCCCAATCGACAACCAGCGTGTGGAGGCCAACTCAACATGGAGGTGTGTTTTAATCTAAGGagagtgatagtttaggtaggtaaATGAAACAATGGGTAGTTGAGGTATGAAATAGCGAAAAGGTGATAGTTTAGGTGCGTTTTTTATCATTAACTCAAATATGATGTTGACCATTCATCTATAGTATATCCTATCATATTCAAACTTGTTTTGTTTGAATTTCAGGTAAACCAAAATTATTCATACCATATGGTTCGGGCAGAAGAATGGAGTTGATCTTGTCAGCTCTGGTGTTCCATTAATGGAAGATGTAACTGTGACTTTTAGAAACTTCCGAAAAAGATTGTTCATGTAGCAATTTCTAAGTTAAAGCAGTTGTTAttgattctttaaaaaaaatagaaaatgatAATAACTAAAGATAACAATTAAAAAGAGCATACCTAAAGATAACTAAAGAGAACTGAAAATGATTTTAGTAGATTTATAACGTGTACACGAAGGAAACTCaccattattattttttaaattggtATGGTCACAATTTTTTTTGATAAAGGTAACTATGGCATGGTCACAATTTTTTCTCATATTAAAAGTGCAATAACATTTGAATTCTAAGAAAAAGAAGacgtgattaaaaaaaaaaaaaactcaaaatatcaaaattgaaGTACCTCCATAATTGGCCTGCCTAGAAAACTCAAGCAACGATCTAATTGCTATCAACTTCTGCAATTGCACTGGATGCCATTTCTTTTGCAGGGATAAAAAGGAAATTGTATCATAGCCATAGCATAGCCGAATAAACCAAAGGGGAGAAATATTCACTTCTTATTTTCCGAGTAAAGCTCTGGTATCATGTCAAGGACGGAAGGATTCTCCCTTATAACGTTTATCAATAACTCAGTTGTAGTTGCATCAACTGAGAAGCCCCTTCCAGCCATTTCCTTCATGAAAATTGACATTTCACTAGTTCTGCTACACCTAAGAAATCCTTGCACAATAACATTGTAAGTGACATTGTCCGGTAAACAACCGTTTTCTTCCATCTTTCTTAGAATATCTTTAGCTTCATCTAACAACCCTTGAAGACAAAATCCATTTATCATAGTATTGTACGTTCTAACATTCGGAAGCAATCCCATTAAAGAAAGCTTCTCGAAAATCGCATGAGCTTCATCAAGTTTACCATTTTTGCACAATCCATTAATGACAACATTGTAAAATACAATATCAGTaacttctctctttctttccaacttattAAAGAGAGACAAGGCTTCTTCAACAAGTCCGTACTTAAAATAACCATTGAGCAAAGTGCAATGAGTGTACAAATTAGGTGTAGGCCCCGTAGATAGCATCTCGGCAAAGATCTTTTTTGCATCACCTATTCTTCCAACTTCAAATAGACCTTGCAAGATAGTAGTGTAGACAAAAGTATTAGGTTTTGATCCCTTTTGAGAAATTTCACGAAATAATTGCATTGCCTCAACCATTTTCTTTTCCTTACAGTATCCATTTATTAGTACGTGATAGCAAATAAAGTCAGGCTCAATGCTCTTATCTATCATGATATCAAAAATTCTCCTCGCTCTATCCACTTGACCATGCAAACAATATCCATCCATTATCGCACTATAGGTGATTACATCAGGCTCTACACCTTTTTCTATCATGTGTCTCATTATCTCCTCGGCATCTTCAACTTTCCCTTGTTTGCATAGTCCGTCAATCATCATGCTGAAGGTGCGCACATTTGGATATATATTATGATTTACCATCTCAGAGAACAATGTCCTAACCTTTTCCCACTGACCAAGCTTACACAAACCATGAATCAACGAACTATACGTGACTACGTCTGGAGGAATGCCTTTCAGCTTCATCTCGTTCAAAAGGTTGACAGCAATATCTACGTTTCCATCTTTGCATAGAGCATCTATAACAATGCTGTAAATATACATGTTGGGCTTAGTGTTCCCTTGCTCCATTAATCGTAGCAAACTTAGAGTTTTTTGAGTATGACCCCTTTTACTAAGCCCATTCATGATGGTTGCATACATGACTTCGTCGGGCTCACAAATCTTCTCTCTGACCAATTTTTTGAACAATTCAACTGCATCTTTAACCTTATTTTCAGCAAAGATTCCCCTAATTAGGGTGCTAAAGGTGACAACACTAAATGGAATGCCATTCTTCAAGTAAATAGGTAACACCGAAAATGCACAATCAGCACGACACATCAGGCAATAGCTGTTAATCACATTACTCAAGATAAATCCATCAATTGGGATACCCAATTTCTGCATTTCTCCAAAAAGAGAAATGACAGCAGGGTAATGCTTCAAATTTAGCATAGTCTTAAATAATTTAGAGA is drawn from Lycium barbarum isolate Lr01 chromosome 8, ASM1917538v2, whole genome shotgun sequence and contains these coding sequences:
- the LOC132605904 gene encoding putative pentatricopeptide repeat-containing protein At1g12700, mitochondrial, which gives rise to MKRISGNGIIPLISFFPTPHSSTTTIKAYSSCHSNKSILVKGKHGLNSNFDNVKYLDDAVTLFHQMVRVQPLPSVVNFSKLFKTMLNLKHYPAVISLFGEMQKLGIPIDGFILSNVINSYCLMCRADCAFSVLPIYLKNGIPFSVVTFSTLIRGIFAENKVKDAVELFKKLVREKICEPDEVMYATIMNGLSKRGHTQKTLSLLRLMEQGNTKPNMYIYSIVIDALCKDGNVDIAVNLLNEMKLKGIPPDVVTYSSLIHGLCKLGQWEKVRTLFSEMVNHNIYPNVRTFSMMIDGLCKQGKVEDAEEIMRHMIEKGVEPDVITYSAIMDGYCLHGQVDRARRIFDIMIDKSIEPDFICYHVLINGYCKEKKMVEAMQLFREISQKGSKPNTFVYTTILQGLFEVGRIGDAKKIFAEMLSTGPTPNLYTHCTLLNGYFKYGLVEEALSLFNKLERKREVTDIVFYNVVINGLCKNGKLDEAHAIFEKLSLMGLLPNVRTYNTMINGFCLQGLLDEAKDILRKMEENGCLPDNVTYNVIVQGFLRCSRTSEMSIFMKEMAGRGFSVDATTTELLINVIRENPSVLDMIPELYSENKK